The following nucleotide sequence is from Solidesulfovibrio carbinolicus.
TCGGCCATCTCCAGCGCAACAAGGCCAAGCTGGCCGTGGGGCGCTTCGATCTGATCCACACGGTGGACAACGTCGAGCTGGCGCATATATTGCAAAAAAGAGCGGCAGCCCAGCATCTGATCCAGGCCGTGTGCCTGCAGGTCAACGTGGCCGGGGAGGCGCAAAAGTCCGGCGTGGCGCCGGGCGGCCTGGACGCCCTGGCCGAGGCCGTGGCCGCGTGCCCGAACCTGCGCCTCGACGGCCTCATGGTCATTGCGCCGGTCTTCGACGACCCCGAAGGGGCGCGGCCGGCCTTTGCCCGGCTGCGGGCGCTGCGCGACGCGTTGGCGTCCCGCCTTGGCCAGCCGCTGCCGGTGCTTTCCATGGGTATGAGCGGCGACCTGGAAGCGGCCATCACGGAAGGCGCCACCCACGTGCGGGTGGGCACCGACCTGTTCGGCCCGAGAATCTGATAAGCGGAGGGAGCCATGGCTGATCCAGCGCCCGAAGAACAACCGAAAAAGAAAAAATCCGGCCTCATCAAGTATATCATCCTGGTGGTGTTGCTGCTGGTCCTGGGCGGCGGCGGCTACTTCGCCTATCTGACGTTTTTCGCCGCCAAGCCGCCGGCGGCCGCGCCGCCGGCCGACGGGGCCGCCCCAGCCGAAGCGCCCAAGGCCGACGCCCACGCCGAGGCCAAACCCGCCGAGAAAAAGGCCGAGGGCGGACACGGCGAAGCCAAAAGCGACGCCAAGGGCGGCGGACACGGCGGCGGCAAGGACAAGGCCGCCTCCAACAACGTGGCCCTGCCCCCCTTCGTGGTCAATCTGGCCGACCCCAACGCCCGGCGCTACCTCAAGGTGGTGCTCGAAGTGGAAGTGACCAGCAACCCGGAACTGCTCGAAGACAACAAGGCCAAGATCCGCGACGCCCTGCTCATGCTCCTGTCCTCCAAGACCTCCCAGGACTTGAGCACCCTGGAAGGCAAGATCCTGCTGCGCAAGGAAATCGTGGACCGCCTCAACCAGGCCATCGGCCAGCCCAAGGTCTCCCGGGTCTATTTCACGGATTTCGTCATCCAATAAACGCCGCGCCGCCGCGAGGTAGCACCATGACTCCCGACGACATCGACCAGGATAAACTCGCCGCCGAATGGGCCGCCGCCCTGGATGACCAGGACGACAAACCGGCCTCCCAAAACGACATCGACGCGCTTTTTGACCAGCCTTCCGGCGGCGGCGGCGGCGGCGGCGATGACGCCCTGGCCGCCGAATGGGCCGCCGCCCTGGCCGACGAGGAGGAAACCTCCATCAAGCGCGAACGCGACCAGGAAGCCATGTCGCGCCAAAGCGCCAAGGCCAAGTTCAAGGACATGACCCCCGAAGCCAAGGCCCAGCGGCCGGAAAACATCCGCCGCGACCTCGACTTCATCCTGGACATTCCGCTGGACGTCTCGGCCGAACTGGGGCGCACCAAACTTTTAATCAACGAACTCCTGCAACTCGGCCAGGGCTCGGTCATCGAACTCAACAAGCTGGCCGGCGAACCGCTGGAAATCTACGTCAACGGCAAACTCGTGGCCCGGGGCGAAGCCGTGGTCATCAACGAAAAATTCGGTGTGCGCCTCACCGACATCATCAGCCCCATCGAACGGGTGAAACAGCTTGCCTGATCCAGCCGCCGCCCCCCTGCCCGCCGTCGAGTACGGCCTCACCGGCGTGGCCCTCAAGATGGGCCTGACCCTGGCCGTGCTGCTCGGGGTCATCTTCGCCGCCTTCTGGCTGCTGAAACGCTACGGCCCCAAGATCGGCCTGGGACCGGGCGGTCGGGGCGGAAGCCTGCGCCTCATGGACCATCTGCCGGTCGGACCCAAGAAATCCGTAGTAGTGGTGCGGTTCTTGAATAAAGATCTGGTGCTCGGAGTCACCGACCATACCATCACCCGCCTTGCCGAGGTCGATCATGCCGCAAACGCCGATTTCGCCGACGCCCTGGCCGCCAAGACGGTCCAGCCCGATGACGCGCCCTAGCCGCCTTTTGGCCCTGGCTTTCTTCACGGCGCTGCTGGCCGTCCCGGCCTTGGCCCTGGCCCAGGACGCGCCGTCGCTGACCCTCTCCCTGGCCGCCGGACAGACCTCGCCCGAACGCGTCTCCACCTTGCTCGAAATCCTGTTCGCCCTGACCATCCTGTCCCTGGCCCCGTCGTTCGTGCTGACCGTCACCTCGTTTACCCGCATCATCGTGGTGTTTTCCTTCCTGCGCCAGGCCATGGGCGTGCAGCAGGTGCCGCCGACGCAAATCCTGGCCAGCCTCGCCATTTTTCTGACGGCCGTCATCATGTACCCCACCGGCAAGGCCATAAACGACAACGCCCTGCAACCCTACCTGAACGAGGAAATCGGCTTCACCGAAGCCCTGAAAAAAGCCGAAGCCCCTCTTCGCGAATTTCTCTTCAAACACACCCGCGAAAAAGACCTGTCCGTCTTCTACACCATCACCAAGATGGAACGCCCCAAGGACAAGGGCGAAGTGCCGACCATCATGCTGGCCGCCGGGTTCATGATCAGCGAACTCAAAACCGCGTTTACCATCGGCTTTTTGATCTACATCCCGTTTCTCATCCTCGACATGGTCATCTCGTCCATCCTGCTGGCCATGGGCATGATGATGCTGCCGCCGGCCACCATCGCCATGCCGTTCAAACTGCTGTTGTTCGTGCTCGTGGATGGTTGGGGGCTCATCGTCGCCTCGCTGGTCAACTCGTTTACGACGACGTGAGCAGGGAAGCGAAGAGCGTGAAGAGACGATAAGAGAAGAGGCCTCCGGCGGCCAAAGGGGCTGAGCCCCTTTGGAAACCCCACGTGAAGAAAGGCCATTGCCGCCGCGTTTGGCGGCATTACTTGAAACGAGATAGTGCGGCGCGCTCAAACACGCCGCGCAAGCCATAAGGAGCATACGCCATGACCACGGATATGGTTGTCGCCCTGTCGCGCCAGGCCATCGAGCTGGCGCTGTTCCTGGCCATGCCCATGCTGGCGGTGAGTCTTGTCGTCGGCGTGTTCGTCTCGGTGCTCCAGGCGGCCACCCAGATTCAGGAAATGACGCTTACTTTCGTGCCGAAGATCCTGTCCATGTTCATCGCGCTGCTCTTGGCCTTCCCCTGGATGATGGACAAGATGCTCAATTTCACGCGGGAGCTTTTCATGAATATCCCGACGTATTTGCGCTGACGCGGGTTTTCTTCAGGGCGTCGCGCTGTCCGGCGCGATTGACTGTCCCCCGTCTACGCCGTAATCCCCGAAATGGCCGCATGT
It contains:
- the fliQ gene encoding flagellar biosynthesis protein FliQ yields the protein MTTDMVVALSRQAIELALFLAMPMLAVSLVVGVFVSVLQAATQIQEMTLTFVPKILSMFIALLLAFPWMMDKMLNFTRELFMNIPTYLR
- the fliP gene encoding flagellar type III secretion system pore protein FliP (The bacterial flagellar biogenesis protein FliP forms a type III secretion system (T3SS)-type pore required for flagellar assembly.), with translation MTRPSRLLALAFFTALLAVPALALAQDAPSLTLSLAAGQTSPERVSTLLEILFALTILSLAPSFVLTVTSFTRIIVVFSFLRQAMGVQQVPPTQILASLAIFLTAVIMYPTGKAINDNALQPYLNEEIGFTEALKKAEAPLREFLFKHTREKDLSVFYTITKMERPKDKGEVPTIMLAAGFMISELKTAFTIGFLIYIPFLILDMVISSILLAMGMMMLPPATIAMPFKLLLFVLVDGWGLIVASLVNSFTTT
- a CDS encoding YggS family pyridoxal phosphate-dependent enzyme; translation: MGGQTAKTRLTGVLERIGAACRACGRDPSAVTLVAVSKFHDASAVAELAACGQTIFGESYIQEALPKIEAAPAGLCWHFIGHLQRNKAKLAVGRFDLIHTVDNVELAHILQKRAAAQHLIQAVCLQVNVAGEAQKSGVAPGGLDALAEAVAACPNLRLDGLMVIAPVFDDPEGARPAFARLRALRDALASRLGQPLPVLSMGMSGDLEAAITEGATHVRVGTDLFGPRI
- the fliO gene encoding flagellar biosynthetic protein FliO, producing the protein MPDPAAAPLPAVEYGLTGVALKMGLTLAVLLGVIFAAFWLLKRYGPKIGLGPGGRGGSLRLMDHLPVGPKKSVVVVRFLNKDLVLGVTDHTITRLAEVDHAANADFADALAAKTVQPDDAP
- a CDS encoding flagellar basal body-associated FliL family protein; this encodes MADPAPEEQPKKKKSGLIKYIILVVLLLVLGGGGYFAYLTFFAAKPPAAAPPADGAAPAEAPKADAHAEAKPAEKKAEGGHGEAKSDAKGGGHGGGKDKAASNNVALPPFVVNLADPNARRYLKVVLEVEVTSNPELLEDNKAKIRDALLMLLSSKTSQDLSTLEGKILLRKEIVDRLNQAIGQPKVSRVYFTDFVIQ
- the fliN gene encoding flagellar motor switch protein FliN, with the translated sequence MTPDDIDQDKLAAEWAAALDDQDDKPASQNDIDALFDQPSGGGGGGGDDALAAEWAAALADEEETSIKRERDQEAMSRQSAKAKFKDMTPEAKAQRPENIRRDLDFILDIPLDVSAELGRTKLLINELLQLGQGSVIELNKLAGEPLEIYVNGKLVARGEAVVINEKFGVRLTDIISPIERVKQLA